From a single Rutidosis leptorrhynchoides isolate AG116_Rl617_1_P2 chromosome 5, CSIRO_AGI_Rlap_v1, whole genome shotgun sequence genomic region:
- the LOC139848536 gene encoding uncharacterized protein, whose translation MGCKEKKAKKVKPIKVKGDKKNSTSDNVGYSSSVSDINKIRKTSSRGTTKISYCSDCYLIAMTNCRASSRIMRFQNRFRCETNCGRGNAFNCRTCGKRGNRKGKRSKVDKTPLKKSSEGKPKSLNSEEILSLSVQGFAVDVKFGWRQSAKRFLIRGFIPNGGIQIVGIVKRWVGKSGGLLVVWDKGAFEVDSHTFCEFFLAIRGRWRITSKESTILNVYGPHNDRSKQIMWEYLDKIMESIISKWLLCGDFNEVRSFSDRMNSQFHQCRADRFNDFIVRDSLIKIPINGKKFTRISDDGVKFSKLDWFLVSDDFLSLWEDLSIVSLERNLSDHCPLVLRDMVLDYGPRPFKVSDEWFNCVEVDKIIRQAWNQPIKGNRKECAFMDRLKNVKMALKSWSFKSFGSLDSKINELKKEAMEWELKAESNTLSDSDRATWLDCRRRWVEKEKVKTNMLKQKAKVKWILDGDENSKFFHASLRWKYNKCNFRGIMVDGIWHEDPFFVKDTISLIGSFYKVIAKLLSLRLRKVISNLVGFEQSAFIKGRNIMDGVLIANESYEFLKRIRIKSMLFKVDFEKAFDSLSWEFLDDMMGFMGFGVKWGGWISSCLKTASISVLVNGSPTKEFRLGRGVRQGDPLSPFLFIIVAEGLNWLEKSAVSNSLYCGVKIGSNNVPISHLQYADDTLFFGEWSLNNVGLNNVESLMKLLKCFELCSGLKVNYNKSNLFGVGVDKLEVESMANLFGCKVGNFPFIYLGLPIGAKMNKYESWKPVIDKFGKRLADWKARSMSFGGRATLVTSVLNSLPLYYFLLFRAPPCVLKNLESVRRKFFWGGSGDESKISWVKWDDVIRSYADG comes from the exons atgggCTGTAAGGAGAAAAAGGCCAAGAAAGTTAAACCAATAAAAGTTAAAGGCGATAAGAAGAATTCTACCTCTGATAATGTGGGTTATTCGTCATCTGTATCCGATATTAACAAAATCCGTAAGACATCGAGTAGAGGTACAACCAAGATATCATATTGTAGCGATTGCTATCTGATTGCTATGACTAATTGTAGGGCATCTTCGCGAATAATGAGATTTCAAAATAGGTTCAGATGCGAAACAAATTGTGGTAGAGGTAATGCGTTCAATTGTAGAACATGTGGTAAAAGAGGGAATAGAAAAGGTAAAAGATCAAAAGTAGATAAGACTCCCTTGAAGAAATCGAGTGAAGGAAAGCCGAAATCACTCAATAGTGAGGAA ATTCTTTCTTTAAGTGTTCAGGGGTTTGCGGTAGATGTGAAATTTGGGTGG AGACAAAGTGCAAAGAGGTTTCTGATTCGTGGGTTTATTCCTAATGGGGGGATACAAATTGTGGGTATTGTCAAAAGGTGGGTTGGAAAGTCGGGGGGTTTATTAGTTGTTTGGGATAAAGGGGCATTTGAAGTAGATAGTCATACTTTTTGTGAGTTCTTTTTAGCCATTAGGGGCAGATGGAGGATCACGAGTAAAGAGTCTACTATTCTTAATGTTTACGGGCCTCATAATGATCGTAGCAAACAAATTATGTGGGAGTACTTAGATAAGATAATGGAGAGCATTATTTCCAAGTGGCTTTTGTGCGGTGATTTCAATGAAGTTAGGTCTTTTTCGGATCGTATGAACTCTCAATTTCATCAATGTCGGGCCGATAGATTCAACGATTTCATTGTTAGAGATAGTTTGATCAAAATCCCCATTAACGGTAAGAAGTTCACTAGAATAAGTGATGATGGCGTTAAGTTTAGCAAACTTGATTGGTTCTTGGTCTCGGATGATTTTCTTAGTCTTTGGGAAGATCTCTCGATTGTCTCTCTAGAGAGAAATCTCTCGGACCATTGTCCTTTGGTTCTTAGGGATATGGTGCTAGATTACGGGCCGAGACCGTTCAAAGTATCCGATGAATGGTTCAATTGTGTTGAGGTGGATAAAATAATTAGACAGGCTTGGAATCAACCAATCAAGGGTAATAGGAAGGAATGTGCGTTTATGGATAGGTTAAAGAATGTCAAGATGGCCCTTAAATCCTGGAGTTTTAAAAGTTTTGGTTCTCTTGATTCGAAAATAAATGAGCTCAAAAAAGAAGCGATGGAGTGGGAATTAAAAGCGGAATCTAATACTCTTAGTGATTCGGATCGGGCAACATGGCTTGATTGTAGAAGACGTTGGGTGGAGAAAGAAAAAGTGAAAACTAACATGTTGAAACAAAAGGCAAAAGTCAAATGGATTCTTGATGGGGACGAAAATTCTAAATTTTTTCATGCTTCATTACGATGGAAATACAACAAGTGTAATTTCCGAGGTATAATGGTAGATGGGATTTGGCATGAAGATCCATTTTTTGTAAAGGACACTATTAGTTTGATTGGTAGTTTCTATAAAGTAATTGCGAAATTGCTCTCGTTGAGACTTAGGAAGGTCATTTCGAATCTTGTGGGGTTTGAACAAAGTGCGTTTATTAAGGGGAGAAATATAATGGATGGTGTTCTTATTGCTAACGAATCTTATGAGTTTCTAAAAAGGATTCGCATTAAAAGTATGTTGttcaaagttgattttgaaaaggctTTTGATAGTCTAAGTTGGGAATTCTTAGATGATATGATGGGTTTTATGGGGTTTGGTGTTAAATGGGGGGGTTGGATTTCTTCTTGCTTGAAAACGGCATCTATCTCGGTTCTCGTTAACGGCTCGCCAACAAAAGAGTTTCGGCTTGGGAGAGGTGTAAGACAAGGTGACCCGCTTTCACCCTTTCTTTTTATTATTGTTGCGGAGGGTCTTAATTGGTTAGAAAAATCGGCGGTCTCGAATAGTCTTTATTGTGGAGTAAAAATTggtagtaataatgttccaatCTCCCAcctccaatatgcggatgacacattATTTTTTGGTGAATGGAGTTTGAATAATGTTGGTTTGAATAATGTTGAAAGTCTAATGAAGCTTTTAAAGTGTTTTGAGTTGTGCTCCGGATTGAAGGTTAATTACAATAAAAGTAATCTATTCGGTGTAGGGGTTGATAAATTAGAAGTTGAATCCATGGCTAACTTATTTGGGTGTAAAGTTGGTAATTTTCCATTTATTTATCTCGGGTTGCCTATCGGTGCGAAAATGAATAAATATGAAAGTTGGAAACCGGTTATCGATAAGTTTGGGAAAAGATTAGCGGATTGGAAAGCTAGATCGATGTCTTTCGGTGGACGTGCTACCCTCGTTACTTCGGTTCTTAATAGTTTGCCTTTGTACTACTTTTTGCTCTTCCGTGCCCCGCCTTGCGTGCTTAAAAATCTTGAGAGTGTGAGAAGGAAatttttttggggtgggtcgggtgACGAGTCAAAAATCTCATGGGTAAAATGGGATGATGTCATTCGTTCTTACGCGGATGGCTGA